A portion of the Bacteroides faecium genome contains these proteins:
- a CDS encoding cytochrome c biogenesis protein, producing MSWDYFVLFAIAALVCWAIGAFAAWKGTKPGWAYGFTLLGLAIFFSFMIGMWISLERPPMRTMGETRLWYSFFLPLAGLITYVRWKYKWILSFSCILSLVFICINIFKPEIHNKTLMPALQSPWFAPHVIVYMFAYAMLGAATVMAVYLLWFKKKEIERKEMDLCDNLTYVGLAFMTLGMLTGAIWAKEAWGHYWAWDPKETWAAATWFAYLVYIHFRLGKPLKARPALVILLVSFVLLQMCWYGINYLPSAQGVSVHTYNLN from the coding sequence ATGAGTTGGGACTATTTTGTACTGTTTGCCATAGCCGCACTGGTTTGTTGGGCTATCGGAGCTTTTGCAGCCTGGAAGGGAACGAAGCCGGGCTGGGCTTACGGATTCACTTTATTGGGACTGGCTATTTTCTTTAGCTTTATGATTGGAATGTGGATTTCATTGGAACGTCCCCCGATGCGGACAATGGGAGAGACGCGTTTATGGTATTCTTTCTTCCTTCCGTTGGCAGGATTGATTACCTATGTGCGTTGGAAGTACAAATGGATTCTTAGTTTTAGTTGTATCCTCTCGTTGGTATTTATCTGTATCAATATCTTCAAACCGGAGATTCACAATAAGACGTTAATGCCTGCTTTGCAAAGCCCGTGGTTTGCACCTCATGTCATCGTGTACATGTTCGCCTACGCCATGTTGGGAGCGGCAACGGTAATGGCTGTCTATCTGCTTTGGTTCAAAAAGAAAGAAATAGAACGGAAAGAGATGGATTTATGCGACAACCTCACCTATGTAGGTCTGGCATTTATGACATTGGGAATGTTAACGGGCGCTATCTGGGCGAAAGAAGCCTGGGGACATTACTGGGCTTGGGACCCGAAAGAGACATGGGCGGCGGCAACTTGGTTTGCCTATCTGGTATATATCCATTTCCGCTTGGGCAAACCGTTGAAAGCGCGTCCGGCATTAGTTATTTTATTAGTATCGTTTGTTTTATTACAGATGTGCTGGTATGGAATCAATTATCTTCCGTCCGCACAAGGAGTCAGTGTACACACTTATAATTTGAATTGA
- a CDS encoding TonB-dependent receptor, translating to MRIGIISGVLGLIVALPVHAQKSDSIKSMLLPDVVVTETYQQRQAKKSALTVEVINQDFLRKHFTGNFMQAMENIPGVQAMDIGSGFSKPMIRGMGFNRIAVLENGVKQEGQQWGADHGLELDAFNIEAVNVLKGPASLLYGSDAMGGVIDITPPPVPADNSIFGDVTLLSKSVNGTIGGSLMLGIKKNAWYSHIRYSEQHFGDYRIPTDTIVYLTQKMPVYGRKLKNTAGIERNVGFFTQYQRKGYKANYSVSNVYQKTGFFPGAHGVPDASRVEDDGDSRNIELPYSKVNHLKVTTHQQYAWEKLILSGDLGFQNNHREEWSAFHTHYGSQPAPEKDPDKELAFNLNTYSASVKARFVGSSSWEHTLGWDGQHQRNGISGYSFLLPEYHRSTTGLLWLTTYRPNNVLSISGGARYDYGHINISAHEDAYLADYLQKQGYEQEQIDFYKWNSHAVKKHFGDYSFSLGLVWTPSVAHMIKLNVGRSFRLPGANELAANGVHHGTFRHEQGDATLKSEQGWQLDASYNLNYRGISFSVSPFVSWFSNYIFLRPTGEWSVLPHAGQIYRYTGAEALFAGTEATIDVRFLRNFNYRISAEYVYTYNCDEHIPLSFSPPPGMRNTLTWQHKRYMLYAEWQSIARQNRVDRNEDRTSGANLFHLGGSLNIPMGGNSEIEITLTARNIFNTRYYNHLSFYRKVEIPEPGRNFQLLIKIPFKKILK from the coding sequence ATGCGTATCGGAATTATTTCGGGCGTACTGGGGCTGATTGTAGCCTTACCCGTCCACGCACAGAAGTCCGATTCAATCAAGAGCATGCTTTTGCCTGATGTTGTGGTGACGGAAACGTACCAACAACGTCAAGCCAAGAAGTCTGCGCTCACGGTTGAAGTGATAAATCAGGATTTTCTGCGCAAACATTTTACAGGAAACTTCATGCAGGCAATGGAGAACATACCCGGCGTGCAAGCGATGGATATAGGCTCCGGCTTCTCCAAACCGATGATTCGCGGAATGGGATTCAACCGGATTGCCGTATTGGAGAATGGCGTCAAGCAGGAAGGGCAACAATGGGGAGCCGACCACGGACTGGAACTCGATGCTTTCAATATCGAAGCGGTCAATGTCCTCAAAGGGCCCGCTTCCTTGCTTTACGGCAGCGACGCGATGGGCGGAGTGATTGATATAACCCCGCCACCCGTCCCTGCTGACAACAGTATCTTTGGAGACGTTACTCTCCTGAGCAAATCTGTCAATGGAACAATTGGCGGCTCACTGATGCTGGGAATAAAGAAGAATGCCTGGTACTCCCATATCCGCTACTCGGAACAGCATTTCGGAGATTATCGTATCCCTACGGATACCATCGTTTATCTCACGCAGAAAATGCCCGTCTACGGACGTAAGTTAAAGAACACGGCAGGTATCGAACGCAACGTCGGATTCTTCACCCAATATCAAAGAAAAGGATATAAGGCGAACTACTCCGTAAGCAATGTATATCAAAAGACCGGTTTCTTTCCGGGAGCGCACGGCGTGCCCGACGCGTCCCGAGTAGAAGATGACGGAGACAGCCGCAATATTGAGTTGCCATATAGCAAAGTGAATCATCTGAAAGTGACTACCCATCAGCAATACGCGTGGGAGAAACTAATCCTGTCAGGTGATTTGGGCTTCCAGAACAACCATCGTGAAGAATGGAGTGCCTTCCATACCCACTACGGTTCGCAACCCGCACCGGAGAAAGACCCGGACAAAGAACTGGCTTTTAACCTGAATACTTACAGTGCTTCGGTAAAAGCCCGCTTTGTCGGTTCTTCCTCGTGGGAACATACGCTGGGTTGGGACGGACAGCATCAACGAAACGGCATATCCGGCTATTCGTTCTTACTGCCCGAATACCACCGTTCCACCACCGGACTGCTTTGGCTCACCACCTATCGACCTAACAATGTCCTCTCCATTAGCGGCGGAGCACGATATGACTACGGACATATCAACATCTCTGCCCATGAAGACGCCTATCTTGCCGATTATCTGCAAAAACAAGGATATGAACAGGAGCAGATAGACTTCTATAAGTGGAACAGCCACGCAGTGAAGAAGCATTTCGGTGATTACTCCTTTTCTTTAGGACTTGTGTGGACACCCTCGGTCGCTCATATGATAAAGTTGAATGTCGGACGCAGTTTCCGCCTGCCCGGTGCGAACGAGCTTGCCGCCAACGGTGTGCATCACGGCACTTTCCGCCATGAGCAGGGAGACGCGACGCTGAAGTCCGAACAAGGCTGGCAACTGGACGCCTCTTATAACCTGAACTACCGGGGAATCTCTTTTTCCGTTTCCCCCTTTGTCAGTTGGTTCAGCAATTATATCTTCCTGCGTCCTACCGGAGAATGGTCTGTATTGCCCCATGCCGGGCAAATCTATCGCTACACCGGAGCAGAAGCATTATTCGCGGGAACGGAAGCTACGATAGATGTCCGCTTTCTGCGTAACTTCAATTACCGTATCTCCGCCGAATATGTCTACACCTATAATTGTGACGAACATATTCCGTTGAGTTTCTCTCCGCCGCCCGGTATGCGGAATACATTGACCTGGCAGCATAAACGCTATATGCTTTATGCCGAATGGCAAAGTATCGCCCGTCAGAACCGTGTCGACCGTAACGAAGACCGTACGTCCGGGGCAAACCTGTTCCATCTGGGCGGCTCGTTAAACATTCCGATGGGTGGAAACAGTGAAATAGAAATCACCCTGACCGCCCGTAATATCTTCAATACCCGATATTACAATCATCTTAGCTTTTACAGGAAAGTTGAAATCCCCGAACCGGGACGCAACTTCCAGTTATTAATCAAAATTCCATTTAAAAAAATCCTAAAATGA
- a CDS encoding WGR domain-containing protein, protein MKRAFICKGEKSHKFWCIDYSDCDFSVNYGKSGSIGKFEIKEFETEEECMKQAEKLIRSKEKKGYVEDTGFDFMNRIYIDSEEYGLHPKTSHPRFTEHFTEEFYYDCIDEETPFGSDEGSDTLDSLEEAIRKNPNLNFTDYPQYLIEHDWGMEYIPVETLDPESIKELASKKEMDMTQSDMVTYATAFGQIKITGHLSPELQERGVKAIKRLALLWGNDLTEIQSRMIDDLLSFPIGKD, encoded by the coding sequence ATGAAAAGAGCATTTATTTGTAAAGGCGAGAAATCTCACAAGTTCTGGTGTATTGATTATAGTGACTGTGATTTCTCCGTAAATTACGGCAAGTCCGGCAGCATCGGTAAGTTTGAAATCAAGGAATTTGAGACGGAAGAAGAATGTATGAAACAAGCTGAGAAACTTATTCGCTCGAAAGAGAAAAAAGGATATGTGGAAGACACCGGATTTGACTTTATGAACAGAATCTATATCGATTCCGAAGAATACGGATTGCATCCCAAAACTTCCCACCCCCGATTTACCGAACACTTTACGGAAGAATTCTACTACGACTGTATAGACGAAGAAACACCGTTCGGCAGCGATGAGGGAAGTGATACTTTGGATTCGCTTGAAGAAGCTATCAGAAAAAATCCTAATCTCAACTTCACGGATTATCCCCAATATTTAATAGAACATGACTGGGGCATGGAATATATCCCTGTTGAAACTCTCGACCCGGAATCAATTAAGGAACTGGCTTCGAAAAAAGAAATGGACATGACACAAAGCGACATGGTGACTTACGCTACCGCTTTTGGACAAATAAAAATCACCGGTCATCTCTCACCCGAATTACAGGAACGGGGAGTAAAGGCTATCAAAAGACTAGCCTTGCTTTGGGGAAATGATTTGACCGAGATTCAAAGCAGAATGATTGATGACTTGCTTTCATTTCCTATCGGTAAGGATTGA
- a CDS encoding DNA-binding protein: MSAYYDLYETPDVQNTGEKQPLHARIVPSGTYSQKEFIERVSRYQHFPQNMVDGVLGAVIDELGNLLARGYIVELGELGHLSVSLKCTQKVMTKKEIRSESICFDNVHLRTSKNFKLKVRREMRLERVPKSGRTVSKTEIPVEQRLQMLQEFLKKNGGITRIEYSRLTGVARLKAVDDLNTFIQEGKLRKRGAGRNVFYVWKLEE; the protein is encoded by the coding sequence ATGAGTGCGTATTATGATTTGTATGAGACACCGGACGTTCAGAATACCGGCGAGAAGCAACCCCTTCATGCACGGATAGTTCCGAGCGGTACTTATTCCCAAAAAGAGTTTATAGAACGTGTGTCACGTTATCAACATTTTCCCCAGAATATGGTTGACGGGGTGTTGGGGGCTGTAATAGATGAACTTGGTAATCTCTTGGCGCGTGGCTATATTGTGGAGCTTGGAGAGCTGGGACATCTTAGTGTCTCTTTGAAATGCACTCAGAAGGTAATGACTAAAAAAGAAATCCGTTCCGAATCTATCTGCTTTGACAATGTACACCTGCGTACTTCCAAAAATTTTAAATTGAAGGTAAGACGGGAAATGAGACTTGAACGTGTGCCCAAATCGGGACGGACTGTCAGCAAAACGGAGATACCTGTCGAACAACGTCTTCAAATGTTACAGGAGTTTCTGAAAAAGAACGGCGGAATCACCCGCATAGAATACAGCAGGCTGACAGGGGTAGCTCGATTGAAAGCTGTTGATGACTTGAATACTTTTATCCAAGAAGGGAAACTGCGTAAGAGAGGGGCGGGAAGGAATGTGTTTTATGTGTGGAAGCTGGAAGAATGA
- the nrfA gene encoding ammonia-forming cytochrome c nitrite reductase, producing MEKKLKSWQGWLLFGGSMVVVFVLGLCVSALMERRAEVASIFNNRKNVIKGIEARNELFKDDFPREYQTWTETAKTDFESEFNGNIAVDALEKRPEMVVLWAGYAFSKDYSTPRGHMHAIEDITASLRTGAPVNPTDGPQPSTCWTCKSPDVPRMMEAIGVDSFYNNKWGAMGAEIVNPIGCSDCHDPETMNLHISRPALIEAFQRQGKDITKATPQEMRSLVCAQCHVEYYFKGDGKYLTFPWDKGFTVEDMEAYYDEAGFYDYIHKLSRTPILKAQHPDYEICQMGIHGQRGVSCADCHMPYKSEGGVKFSDHHIQSPLAMIDRTCQVCHRESEETLRNNVYERQRKANEIRNRLEQELAKAHIEAKFAWDNGATEAQMKDVLALIRQAQWRWDFGVASHGGSFHAPQEIQRILSHGLDRAMQARLIVSKVLAKNGYTGDVPMPDISTKAKAQEYIGLDMDAERAAKEKFLKTTVPAWLEKAKENGRLAQI from the coding sequence ATGGAAAAGAAATTAAAATCATGGCAAGGATGGCTGTTGTTCGGAGGTTCAATGGTCGTTGTGTTTGTTTTGGGATTATGCGTTTCTGCGTTGATGGAGCGCAGGGCGGAAGTCGCCAGCATCTTCAATAACCGTAAGAACGTCATCAAGGGGATTGAAGCACGGAATGAACTCTTCAAGGATGATTTCCCGCGTGAATATCAGACATGGACGGAAACGGCAAAGACCGATTTTGAAAGCGAATTTAATGGAAATATTGCAGTTGACGCACTGGAAAAACGTCCCGAAATGGTTGTCCTTTGGGCAGGCTATGCTTTTTCTAAAGATTATTCCACTCCGCGCGGACATATGCATGCCATTGAAGACATTACCGCTTCACTTCGCACCGGAGCACCCGTGAATCCGACCGACGGCCCTCAACCGTCAACTTGCTGGACTTGCAAGAGTCCGGATGTTCCCCGCATGATGGAAGCGATAGGCGTAGACTCTTTCTATAATAATAAGTGGGGAGCTATGGGCGCTGAGATTGTGAACCCGATAGGCTGTTCCGATTGCCACGACCCGGAGACAATGAATCTTCATATCAGCCGTCCGGCATTGATTGAAGCTTTCCAACGTCAGGGAAAGGACATCACCAAAGCTACTCCGCAGGAAATGCGTTCACTGGTATGTGCGCAATGCCACGTAGAATATTACTTCAAGGGCGACGGCAAATATCTGACTTTCCCTTGGGATAAAGGTTTCACGGTGGAAGACATGGAAGCCTATTATGATGAGGCAGGTTTCTACGATTATATCCATAAACTGAGCCGCACGCCGATTCTGAAAGCGCAGCATCCTGATTATGAAATTTGCCAGATGGGTATCCACGGTCAGAGAGGTGTCTCTTGTGCCGATTGCCACATGCCTTATAAGAGTGAAGGCGGCGTGAAATTCAGTGACCACCATATCCAAAGCCCGTTGGCTATGATTGACCGCACTTGCCAGGTTTGCCATCGTGAGAGCGAAGAGACTTTGCGCAATAACGTTTACGAACGCCAACGCAAAGCGAACGAAATCCGTAACCGCTTGGAACAGGAATTGGCGAAAGCGCATATTGAAGCTAAATTTGCCTGGGATAACGGAGCGACAGAAGCTCAAATGAAAGATGTTCTCGCATTGATTCGTCAGGCACAATGGCGTTGGGATTTCGGAGTAGCTTCACACGGCGGCTCTTTCCATGCACCGCAGGAAATTCAGAGAATCCTTTCTCACGGACTCGACCGCGCTATGCAAGCCCGTCTTATCGTATCCAAAGTATTGGCGAAGAACGGATACACTGGTGATGTTCCGATGCCGGACATCTCGACGAAGGCAAAGGCACAGGAATATATCGGCTTGGATATGGACGCTGAAAGAGCTGCGAAAGAGAAATTCTTGAAAACAACCGTTCCCGCCTGGTTGGAGAAAGCGAAAGAAAACGGACGTTTGGCGCAGATATAA
- a CDS encoding DUF4625 domain-containing protein, producing MKNKFYLPMIAFLALFAFIFISCDNDDSSDTTKPLIELHEPEEGQALEIGNEHGVHLEMDLSDDVMLKSYKIEIHSNFDHHSHGGNSRATGETVDFSFNKSYDISGQKMAHIHHHDIVIPADATSGDYHLMVYCTDAAGNESYVARNIKLSNEVEDEDHHHDE from the coding sequence ATGAAAAATAAATTTTATCTCCCGATGATTGCCTTTTTGGCTCTGTTCGCTTTTATATTTATCTCTTGCGATAACGACGACTCCAGTGATACCACCAAACCGCTGATTGAACTTCACGAACCGGAAGAGGGGCAAGCCCTGGAAATCGGAAATGAGCACGGGGTTCATTTGGAAATGGACTTATCGGACGACGTTATGCTGAAATCTTATAAGATTGAAATACACAGTAACTTTGACCATCACTCACATGGCGGCAATAGCAGGGCTACCGGTGAAACCGTAGATTTCAGTTTCAACAAATCCTATGATATCTCGGGACAGAAGATGGCACATATCCATCATCACGATATTGTGATACCCGCCGATGCGACTTCGGGAGATTATCACCTGATGGTTTATTGTACGGATGCCGCAGGCAATGAGTCTTATGTCGCCCGCAATATCAAGTTGAGCAACGAAGTGGAAGATGAAGACCATCATCACGACGAATAA
- a CDS encoding cytochrome c biogenesis protein ResB, whose amino-acid sequence MWSKPWSYKEGLAIGAGLLIIGILLQMTVGAINWDLFACPVNVVVLVVYIIALIAMHLLRKRVYLFSWLSHYSAAVSALLWVVGMTVVMGLIRQAPSGHAPNASTDLLGFSQMIASWPFVLLYFWMVTALGLTILRASFPFKWIRLSFLLNHIGLFVALIAATLGNADMQRLKMTTRMGNAEWRATDDKGHLVELPLAIELKNFTIDEYPPKLMLIDNETGRTLPEKSPVHLLLEEGVSTGNLQDWQLTIEQSIPMAASVATEDTLKFTEFHSMGATYAVYLKAVNQKSRLAKEGWVSCGSFLFPYRAMRLDSLTSLVMPEREPQRFASEVKIYTQEGTITEGTIEVNRPMEVEGWKIYQLSYDETKGRWSDVSVFELVRDPWLPIVYAGIIMMMAGAICLFVNAQKRKEEDKA is encoded by the coding sequence ATGTGGAGCAAACCGTGGAGTTATAAAGAAGGGCTGGCGATTGGCGCAGGATTACTGATAATAGGCATATTGCTGCAAATGACAGTGGGTGCTATTAACTGGGACTTGTTTGCCTGTCCGGTCAATGTAGTTGTGTTAGTGGTTTATATCATTGCCTTGATAGCCATGCACCTTCTTCGTAAACGTGTGTATTTATTCAGTTGGTTGAGCCATTATTCCGCTGCCGTCTCCGCTTTGTTGTGGGTGGTCGGCATGACGGTAGTTATGGGACTTATCCGGCAGGCTCCTTCCGGTCATGCTCCAAATGCTTCAACGGATTTGCTGGGATTCTCACAGATGATTGCATCCTGGCCTTTCGTTCTACTTTACTTTTGGATGGTCACTGCATTGGGACTGACGATACTTCGTGCCAGCTTTCCTTTTAAGTGGATACGACTTTCGTTCCTTCTCAATCATATCGGATTGTTCGTCGCGTTGATAGCGGCCACTTTAGGAAACGCCGATATGCAACGGTTGAAAATGACAACCCGCATGGGTAATGCCGAATGGCGGGCTACTGACGACAAAGGACATCTGGTGGAACTTCCGCTGGCTATCGAACTGAAGAATTTTACTATCGACGAGTATCCCCCGAAACTGATGCTGATTGACAATGAAACCGGGCGCACGCTGCCCGAAAAGTCTCCGGTACATTTGCTGCTGGAAGAAGGCGTGTCAACTGGTAATTTGCAGGATTGGCAACTCACTATTGAACAGTCTATCCCAATGGCGGCTTCCGTAGCTACCGAAGATACATTGAAGTTCACAGAATTTCATTCAATGGGGGCAACGTATGCCGTGTATCTGAAAGCTGTCAATCAGAAGAGCCGGTTGGCTAAAGAGGGGTGGGTGAGCTGCGGTAGTTTTCTCTTTCCGTACAGGGCAATGCGTCTGGATTCTCTGACCAGCCTTGTGATGCCGGAACGGGAACCGCAACGGTTTGCGTCGGAAGTGAAGATTTATACACAGGAAGGAACGATAACCGAAGGTACAATCGAAGTAAACCGCCCGATGGAAGTGGAAGGATGGAAAATCTATCAGCTTAGTTATGACGAGACAAAAGGGCGGTGGAGCGATGTCAGCGTTTTCGAACTGGTGCGCGACCCCTGGTTGCCGATAGTTTATGCAGGAATTATAATGATGATGGCAGGAGCTATCTGCCTGTTCGTGAATGCACAAAAGAGAAAAGAGGAGGATAAAGCATGA
- the nrfH gene encoding cytochrome c nitrite reductase small subunit, whose product MMKLPIINRLFPSYKWKVAAVIIGGVIVGGGALFMYMLRAHTYLGDDPAACVNCHIMTPYYATWFHSSHARDATCNDCHVPHENAVKKWTFKGIDGMKHVAAFLTKSEPQVIQAHEASSEVIMNNCIRCHTQLNTEFVKTGKIDYMLSQVGEGKACWDCHRDVPHGGKNSLSGTPGAIVPLPESPVPEWLRKMVDNKE is encoded by the coding sequence ATGATGAAGTTACCAATAATAAATCGACTCTTTCCTTCGTATAAATGGAAGGTAGCGGCTGTCATCATTGGCGGTGTTATTGTGGGCGGGGGAGCGCTCTTTATGTATATGCTCCGCGCGCATACTTACTTGGGAGACGACCCGGCTGCATGTGTGAATTGCCACATCATGACGCCTTATTACGCGACTTGGTTTCATAGTTCGCACGCCCGCGACGCCACTTGCAATGACTGCCATGTGCCGCATGAAAATGCCGTGAAGAAATGGACTTTTAAAGGTATAGACGGTATGAAGCACGTCGCCGCCTTTCTCACCAAAAGCGAACCGCAGGTTATCCAGGCTCACGAAGCCAGTTCCGAAGTGATAATGAATAATTGTATCCGCTGTCATACACAGCTCAATACGGAGTTTGTGAAGACGGGGAAGATAGACTATATGCTGTCGCAAGTAGGAGAGGGGAAGGCTTGCTGGGATTGTCACCGCGATGTTCCACATGGCGGAAAGAATTCCTTGTCCGGCACTCCGGGAGCTATCGTTCCCCTTCCCGAATCGCCCGTCCCCGAATGGCTCCGGAAAATGGTGGATAATAAAGAGTAA
- a CDS encoding alginate export family protein yields the protein MKTFYWSLVLMMLLPSMAYTQNTEKENEFSMSMQIRPRAEYRNGAWFPRNEGVKAASSINNRARLSIDYKRSDLEIKMSAQHVGVWGQDPQIDKNGRFVLNEAWAKLDFGHGLFAQLGRQALVYDDERILGGLDWNVAGRYHDALKLGYANKNNEVHLILAFNQNDEKKIGGTYYASGAQPYKNMQTVWYHYKADAIPFGASLLFMNLGLETGDAATQDSHTRYLQTMGTYLTYKPGSWNLDGAFYYQTGKNKNAEKVSALMGSVQAAYAFDKTWGVVASFDYLSGDKGNGDKFKAFDPLYGTHHKFYGSMDYFYANLFVDGYAPGLMDSRIGARFRASDKVDMELNYHYFTTAVKLPDLKKSLGSEVDYQINWSVMKDVKLSAGYSFMRGTKTMDAVKGGNHKSWQDWGWVSLNINPRVFFTKW from the coding sequence ATGAAAACATTTTATTGGTCATTAGTGCTTATGATGCTATTGCCAAGCATGGCATACACACAAAACACGGAGAAGGAAAATGAGTTCTCGATGTCGATGCAAATCAGACCTCGGGCGGAGTATCGGAACGGAGCCTGGTTTCCTCGCAATGAAGGGGTGAAAGCCGCATCGTCTATCAACAACCGTGCCCGTTTGTCGATTGACTACAAGCGGTCGGACTTGGAAATCAAGATGTCGGCACAGCATGTCGGAGTTTGGGGACAAGACCCGCAGATTGACAAGAACGGACGTTTTGTCCTGAACGAAGCATGGGCAAAACTTGATTTCGGACACGGCCTTTTTGCCCAGTTGGGGCGTCAGGCATTGGTTTATGACGATGAGCGTATCTTGGGCGGACTGGACTGGAATGTGGCGGGACGTTATCATGACGCATTGAAACTGGGATATGCGAATAAGAATAACGAAGTGCACCTTATTCTTGCTTTCAACCAGAATGACGAGAAGAAGATAGGCGGTACTTATTATGCTTCCGGCGCACAGCCTTATAAGAATATGCAGACTGTATGGTATCACTATAAAGCGGATGCAATCCCATTCGGCGCTTCTCTATTGTTTATGAACCTGGGATTGGAAACCGGGGACGCGGCTACGCAGGATTCGCATACCCGTTATCTGCAAACAATGGGAACGTATCTTACCTATAAGCCCGGTAGCTGGAACCTGGACGGTGCTTTTTACTATCAGACGGGTAAGAATAAGAATGCTGAGAAAGTGTCGGCATTAATGGGAAGCGTGCAGGCTGCCTATGCTTTTGACAAGACATGGGGAGTTGTGGCAAGTTTCGACTATCTGAGCGGCGATAAGGGAAACGGCGACAAGTTTAAGGCATTCGACCCTCTCTACGGGACACACCATAAGTTCTACGGAAGTATGGATTATTTCTATGCGAATCTATTTGTGGACGGTTATGCGCCGGGTTTAATGGACAGCCGTATCGGTGCTCGTTTCCGTGCGTCAGACAAGGTGGATATGGAGTTGAATTATCACTATTTCACTACCGCGGTTAAATTGCCGGACTTGAAGAAGTCCTTGGGTTCGGAAGTCGATTATCAGATTAACTGGTCGGTGATGAAAGATGTGAAACTTTCCGCAGGATATTCTTTCATGCGTGGCACAAAGACGATGGATGCAGTGAAAGGCGGCAATCATAAGAGTTGGCAAGACTGGGGTTGGGTATCGTTGAATATCAATCCGAGAGTGTTTTTCACAAAATGGTAG
- a CDS encoding DsrE family protein: protein MYAINSKNRGWWKHINVILWGASVRLVANDTQVQTEVLEMLQSGITIEACQDCCNNFGVTSIIINLGITVRYMGAPLTEYLKNGEKILSI from the coding sequence ATGTACGCAATAAACTCTAAAAACAGAGGTTGGTGGAAACATATAAATGTAATCCTTTGGGGAGCATCGGTAAGATTAGTGGCAAACGATACACAAGTTCAGACAGAAGTATTGGAAATGCTACAATCAGGAATTACAATTGAAGCATGCCAGGATTGTTGCAACAATTTTGGAGTAACTTCAATTATTATCAATTTAGGTATTACCGTTAGATACATGGGAGCTCCACTAACAGAATATCTGAAAAATGGAGAAAAAATACTATCTATTTAA